One Polaribacter sp. KT25b DNA segment encodes these proteins:
- a CDS encoding histidinol-phosphate transaminase, giving the protein MKTTNLSRREWLKKGTLTLGALALVPHEIWSSNVEISQKENSTFLYNSNNYFNEFTPPLIKEADSLTILRANENPYGPPPKSAEAFQKEVFGGNRYSWKTLTDLKAKIAKNEGINPNQILMGPGSSDLLEKVAMVLFQNGGNVVSADPSYMSLIVVAKSVGGNWKSYKLLDDAQHDLDAMEAGIDEDTKLVYICNPNNPTGSITDAKKLKEFCSRVSEKVPVFVDEAYIELSKNGIKDSMNSLVAEGKNVIVARTFSKIHGMAGLRIGYAIGKKETLDSISKITRGGMGITGPSIAAATTSLENTDFLDMCKTKIANARNYTMSYLKENKYSYLPSETNFIIFEIPMEGKEFLKEIYSKNVAVRAFKFWDKNWCRVSIGTMDEMKTFTNAITEIFA; this is encoded by the coding sequence ATGAAAACAACAAACTTAAGCAGACGCGAATGGTTAAAAAAAGGAACATTAACTTTAGGTGCTTTAGCACTAGTTCCTCATGAAATTTGGAGTAGCAATGTAGAAATTTCTCAAAAAGAAAATAGCACCTTTCTATACAATTCTAATAACTATTTTAACGAGTTTACACCTCCTTTAATTAAAGAAGCAGATTCTTTAACTATTTTAAGAGCTAACGAAAACCCTTACGGACCGCCACCAAAATCTGCAGAAGCTTTTCAGAAAGAAGTATTTGGAGGGAATAGATATTCTTGGAAAACTTTAACCGATTTAAAGGCTAAAATTGCTAAAAACGAAGGTATAAACCCAAATCAAATATTAATGGGACCTGGTTCTTCTGATTTATTAGAAAAAGTAGCAATGGTTTTATTTCAAAACGGAGGTAATGTAGTTAGTGCAGACCCAAGTTATATGTCTTTAATTGTGGTTGCGAAATCTGTTGGTGGTAATTGGAAATCTTACAAATTATTAGATGATGCTCAGCACGATTTAGATGCAATGGAAGCCGGTATTGACGAAGACACAAAACTAGTTTATATCTGTAACCCAAATAACCCAACTGGCTCTATAACAGATGCAAAAAAATTGAAAGAATTTTGTAGTAGAGTTTCTGAAAAAGTGCCTGTTTTTGTAGATGAAGCTTATATTGAATTATCTAAAAACGGAATTAAAGATTCTATGAATTCTTTAGTTGCAGAAGGTAAAAACGTAATTGTTGCTAGAACTTTTTCTAAAATTCATGGAATGGCTGGTTTAAGAATTGGATACGCAATTGGTAAAAAAGAAACTTTAGATTCTATTTCTAAAATTACAAGAGGTGGAATGGGTATAACTGGGCCATCAATAGCTGCTGCAACTACCAGTTTAGAAAATACCGATTTTTTAGATATGTGTAAAACAAAAATTGCAAATGCAAGAAACTACACAATGTCTTATTTAAAAGAAAATAAATACTCTTATTTACCATCAGAAACCAATTTTATCATCTTTGAAATTCCTATGGAAGGAAAAGAATTTTTAAAAGAAATTTATAGCAAAAACGTTGCTGTAAGAGCTTTTAAATTTTGGGATAAAAATTGGTGTAGAGTTAGTATTGGTACTATGGATGAAATGAAAACCTTTACCAACGCAATCACAGAAATTTTTGCCTAA
- a CDS encoding alpha/beta hydrolase yields MHKEFNLNIYKTTFYGQVWEAKRTKAVVVLVHGMGEHSGRYKHVAKKLNENDFSVVAFDHFGHGKTSGKRGHNPNFEAVLESVSKTIEKAKELYPNKPVFLYGHSMGGNVVINYSIRKKHNLKGIIATSPFLKLAFQPPKIKLIVGKLLQKIAPSITMGNELNANDVSRDKIEVNKYVHDPLVHNKISPNFSLTFIETGQWAIKNASKLQTPMLLLHGTDDKIIDYKGTQEFANNSDKTTLKLYEGGYHELQNDLCKEEMLQDVVNWLNSQL; encoded by the coding sequence ATGCACAAAGAATTTAATCTTAACATTTACAAGACCACTTTTTACGGCCAAGTTTGGGAGGCAAAAAGAACAAAAGCTGTTGTTGTTTTGGTTCACGGAATGGGAGAACATTCTGGGCGCTATAAACATGTTGCAAAAAAATTAAATGAAAATGATTTTTCTGTTGTTGCTTTTGATCATTTTGGTCATGGAAAAACTTCTGGTAAACGTGGTCATAATCCAAACTTTGAAGCGGTTTTAGAAAGTGTTTCAAAAACGATTGAAAAAGCAAAAGAATTGTATCCAAACAAACCTGTTTTTTTATATGGGCATTCTATGGGCGGAAATGTTGTTATTAATTATTCTATCAGAAAAAAACATAATTTAAAAGGAATTATTGCTACAAGTCCGTTTTTAAAACTAGCTTTTCAGCCACCAAAAATTAAGTTAATTGTTGGCAAATTATTGCAAAAAATTGCGCCATCTATAACCATGGGAAATGAATTGAATGCAAATGATGTTTCTAGAGATAAAATTGAAGTTAATAAATATGTACATGATCCTTTAGTACATAATAAAATTAGCCCTAATTTTTCTTTAACCTTTATTGAAACAGGACAATGGGCAATTAAAAATGCTAGCAAACTACAAACACCAATGTTACTTTTACATGGAACGGACGATAAAATAATTGATTATAAAGGAACTCAAGAATTTGCCAATAATTCTGATAAAACAACTCTTAAATTATACGAAGGTGGTTATCATGAATTACAAAATGATTTATGTAAAGAAGAAATGCTACAAGATGTTGTTAATTGGCTAAATTCTCAACTATAA
- a CDS encoding protein-disulfide reductase DsbD: MKQFFLIFVLFLSFSTFSQTADEPIKIETSVKKISETEYDIVFSATLFKGWYLYSQYNPDEASLPLEITIQQGETGYKLVGKADEKDTFKKYSDIWEKVEIVFKEKALITQRIELTNKDITQIKLNFFGQVCETACINIDEDFSFSLSGNTIKEKVSIDDKSKNLTNKLQLNLKNTSLLKNSTEKESESSNGLFSIFFLGFVGGLLALLTPCVFPMIPLTVSFFTKQSKNKKKGVFNAILYGVFIVLIYILLSLPFHFLDNLDPEILNTISTNVWLNMFFFVVLVFFAFSFFGFYEITLPSSWGNKMDSASSVGGIIGIFFMALTLAIVSFSCTGPILGSLLAGSLTSDGGATQLTAGMTGFGLALALPFALFALFPSWLNSLPKSGGWLNTTKVVLGFLELALAFKFLSNADLVAHWDLLKREVFIGIWVVIFIGLALYLFAKIKFPHDSPIKKLSFSRISFGVLIISFIIYISPGVLKNPTWNLSLLSGFPPPQFYSIYEQESNCPLGLNCYKDFDEGLAAAKETNKPILLDFTGWACVNCRKMEENVWSEPDIYQTLKDDYILISLYIDDNEKELPKEEQFDFLKKNGKVKKIETVGDKWSTFQVINFKNASQPFYVLLSPDLEVLNNTQQYTDRDTFYNWLQEGLQAFNKK; the protein is encoded by the coding sequence ATGAAACAATTCTTTTTAATCTTTGTTTTATTTTTATCTTTTTCTACTTTTAGTCAAACGGCAGATGAGCCTATAAAAATAGAGACTTCTGTAAAAAAAATATCAGAAACCGAATATGATATTGTTTTTAGCGCAACACTTTTTAAAGGTTGGTATTTATATTCGCAATACAATCCTGATGAAGCTTCTTTACCTTTAGAAATTACAATTCAACAAGGTGAAACTGGCTATAAATTAGTAGGAAAAGCAGACGAAAAAGATACGTTTAAAAAATATTCTGATATTTGGGAGAAAGTAGAAATTGTATTTAAAGAAAAGGCACTTATTACACAAAGAATTGAACTTACAAACAAAGATATTACACAGATAAAATTAAATTTCTTTGGTCAAGTTTGTGAAACTGCTTGTATAAATATTGATGAAGATTTTAGTTTTTCTTTATCAGGAAACACCATAAAAGAGAAAGTTTCTATTGATGATAAAAGTAAAAATCTTACCAATAAATTACAGCTTAATTTAAAAAACACATCACTTTTAAAAAATTCTACAGAAAAAGAATCTGAAAGTTCTAATGGATTATTCAGTATCTTTTTCTTAGGATTTGTTGGTGGTTTATTAGCCCTTTTAACGCCTTGTGTTTTCCCAATGATTCCTTTAACGGTTTCATTTTTTACAAAACAATCAAAAAATAAAAAGAAAGGGGTTTTTAATGCCATTTTATACGGCGTTTTTATTGTTTTAATTTACATTTTATTAAGTCTCCCTTTTCATTTTTTAGATAATTTAGATCCAGAAATTTTAAACACAATTTCTACAAATGTTTGGCTAAATATGTTCTTTTTTGTGGTTTTAGTCTTTTTTGCGTTTTCTTTCTTCGGATTTTACGAAATAACATTACCAAGTTCTTGGGGAAACAAAATGGATTCGGCTTCTTCTGTTGGCGGAATTATTGGAATTTTCTTCATGGCTTTAACCTTAGCAATTGTTTCATTTTCTTGTACAGGACCAATTTTAGGTTCATTGCTTGCAGGTTCTTTAACTTCGGATGGAGGCGCAACACAATTAACCGCAGGAATGACTGGTTTTGGCTTGGCTTTAGCATTACCTTTTGCTTTATTTGCACTGTTTCCTAGTTGGTTAAACTCTTTACCAAAATCTGGCGGATGGTTAAATACAACCAAAGTTGTTTTAGGTTTTTTAGAATTAGCTTTGGCATTTAAATTTTTATCAAATGCAGATTTAGTGGCACATTGGGATTTATTAAAACGTGAAGTTTTTATAGGTATTTGGGTTGTAATCTTCATAGGTTTAGCCTTGTATTTATTTGCAAAAATTAAATTCCCGCATGATTCTCCAATCAAAAAATTATCATTTTCTAGAATTTCATTTGGCGTTTTAATCATCTCTTTTATTATTTATATTTCTCCTGGAGTTTTAAAAAATCCTACTTGGAATTTAAGCTTATTAAGTGGATTTCCACCTCCACAATTTTATAGTATTTACGAGCAAGAAAGCAATTGTCCTTTAGGCTTAAATTGCTACAAAGATTTTGACGAAGGTCTTGCTGCTGCTAAAGAAACTAACAAACCAATTTTATTAGATTTTACAGGTTGGGCTTGTGTAAATTGTAGAAAAATGGAAGAAAATGTTTGGAGCGAACCAGACATTTATCAAACATTAAAAGACGATTATATTTTAATTTCTCTATATATTGATGACAACGAAAAAGAGTTACCAAAAGAAGAACAATTCGATTTTTTAAAGAAAAACGGAAAGGTTAAAAAGATAGAAACTGTAGGTGATAAATGGTCTACTTTTCAGGTAATAAATTTTAAAAACGCATCACAACCTTTTTATGTTTTATTAAGTCCAGATTTAGAGGTTTTAAATAACACACAACAATATACCGATAGAGATACATTTTATAATTGGCTGCAAGAAGGTTTACAGGCTTTTAATAAAAAATAA
- the tilS gene encoding tRNA lysidine(34) synthetase TilS — protein sequence MLQKFKEHINLNFPFLKDKKLLIAISGGIDSVVLTHLFSDLNFDISLAHCNFKLREKESDLDEEFVKSLAQKTSNQIFTIKFNTQEFAQKNKLSTQIAARELRYNWFQKIIKKNNFDYVLTAHHADDNLETFLINLTRGSGLDGFTGIPKINGNIVRPLLAFSREEILAFAKANNIDWREDKSNASTKYIRNKIRHKVLPVLKEINPNLLKTFAKTVENLQESKQIIEDKIADISQKVIETDVSTALEVTKINIDKLNQLSSPKAYLYQLLKEYNFTEWNDVYNLVSAQSGKQVFSKTHRLLKDRAFLLLSKTDEDKNHQDEHYFIYQDEKEIINPIHLILEDVQQKSTENKQTIYLDKDLLKYPLIVRKWQNGDYLYPLGMQGKKKLSKYFKDEKLSLLEKENTWLLCNNENEIIWVINYRQDRRFVNENNLKISLKEN from the coding sequence ATGCTTCAGAAATTTAAAGAACATATCAATCTTAATTTTCCTTTTCTAAAGGACAAAAAACTATTAATTGCCATTTCTGGCGGAATTGATTCTGTTGTTTTAACGCATTTATTTTCTGATTTAAATTTTGATATTTCACTTGCGCATTGCAACTTTAAACTTCGCGAAAAAGAAAGTGATTTAGATGAAGAATTTGTAAAATCATTAGCACAAAAAACGTCTAATCAGATTTTTACAATAAAATTTAATACTCAAGAATTTGCACAAAAAAACAAACTTTCTACACAAATTGCAGCAAGAGAATTGCGTTATAATTGGTTTCAGAAAATCATCAAAAAAAACAATTTTGATTATGTTTTAACTGCACATCACGCAGATGATAATTTAGAAACTTTTTTAATTAATTTAACTCGTGGTTCTGGTTTAGATGGCTTTACAGGAATTCCGAAAATTAATGGCAATATTGTTCGTCCGCTTTTAGCTTTTTCTAGAGAAGAAATTTTAGCTTTTGCAAAAGCAAATAATATTGATTGGCGAGAAGATAAAAGTAATGCATCTACAAAATATATCAGAAATAAAATTAGACATAAAGTTCTTCCAGTTTTAAAGGAAATAAATCCTAATTTATTAAAAACATTTGCAAAAACAGTAGAAAATTTACAGGAAAGCAAACAAATTATAGAAGATAAAATTGCTGATATTTCACAAAAAGTAATTGAAACCGATGTTTCAACTGCTCTCGAAGTAACAAAAATAAATATTGATAAATTAAATCAACTTTCAAGTCCGAAAGCATATTTGTATCAGTTATTAAAAGAATACAACTTCACAGAATGGAACGACGTTTACAACTTAGTTTCTGCACAATCTGGAAAACAAGTTTTTTCTAAAACCCACAGGTTATTAAAAGACAGAGCGTTTTTATTATTAAGTAAAACAGATGAGGATAAAAATCATCAAGATGAACATTATTTTATTTATCAAGATGAAAAAGAGATTATAAATCCGATTCATTTGATTTTAGAGGATGTTCAGCAAAAATCAACAGAAAATAAACAAACCATTTACCTTGATAAAGATTTGTTAAAATATCCACTTATCGTAAGAAAATGGCAAAATGGTGACTATCTTTATCCGTTAGGAATGCAAGGAAAAAAGAAATTAAGCAAATATTTTAAAGATGAGAAATTATCTCTTTTAGAAAAAGAAAACACTTGGTTGCTTTGTAACAATGAAAATGAAATTATTTGGGTAATAAATTACAGACAAGATAGACGATTTGTAAATGAAAATAATTTAAAAATCAGCCTAAAAGAAAATTAA
- a CDS encoding YifB family Mg chelatase-like AAA ATPase: protein MLVKVYGSAVFGIEATTITVEVNIDKGIGYHLVGLPDKAVSESSYRISAALNNNNYKLPGKKIIINMAPADIRKEGAAYDLTLAMGILTASNQIKSTNIHEYIIMGELSLDGSLQPIKGALPIAIKAREEGYKYFILPKENAKEAAIVDNLEVLGVENIMEVINHFNDDKKIEPTIVDTRAEFYKNIDFPEFDFYDVKGQESIKRCMEIAAAGGHNIILIGPPGSGKTMLAKRLPSILPPMTLHEALETTKIHSVVGKTKNNGLLFQRPFRSPHHTISDVALVGGGQYPQPGEISLSHNGVLFLDELPEFKRTVLEVMRQPLEDRDVTISRAKFTVTYPCSFMLVASMNPSPSGYFNDPSSPMTSSPQEMQRYLSKISGPLLDRIDIHIEVTPVPFEKLTEKRKGESSVAIRKRVTEAREIQSVRFKGFENVHYNAQMNVKQIREFCKLSPESLSLLKTAMEKLNLSARAYDRILKVSRTIADLGNSNDISPDHISEAIQYRSLDRDGWLG from the coding sequence ATGCTTGTTAAAGTTTATGGCTCAGCCGTTTTTGGCATTGAAGCCACCACAATTACTGTAGAAGTTAATATTGATAAAGGAATTGGATACCATTTAGTTGGTTTGCCAGATAAAGCAGTGAGCGAAAGTTCTTATCGAATTTCTGCTGCACTTAACAACAATAACTACAAACTTCCTGGTAAAAAAATCATCATAAATATGGCTCCTGCAGATATTAGAAAAGAAGGTGCTGCTTACGATTTAACTTTAGCAATGGGAATTCTTACTGCTTCTAATCAAATAAAATCTACAAATATTCACGAATATATTATTATGGGAGAGCTTTCTTTGGATGGAAGTTTACAACCTATAAAAGGCGCCTTACCAATTGCCATAAAAGCAAGAGAAGAAGGTTACAAATATTTTATTTTACCTAAAGAAAATGCTAAAGAGGCTGCAATTGTAGACAATCTAGAAGTTTTAGGAGTAGAAAATATTATGGAAGTTATCAATCATTTTAATGATGATAAAAAGATTGAACCTACAATTGTAGATACAAGAGCAGAATTTTATAAAAACATCGATTTTCCAGAATTTGATTTTTATGATGTAAAAGGACAAGAATCTATAAAACGTTGTATGGAAATTGCTGCAGCTGGCGGACATAATATTATTTTAATTGGTCCTCCAGGATCAGGAAAAACAATGTTAGCAAAAAGGTTACCAAGTATTTTACCACCAATGACTTTACATGAAGCATTAGAAACTACAAAAATTCATTCTGTAGTTGGTAAAACAAAAAATAACGGATTACTATTTCAAAGACCTTTTAGAAGTCCGCATCACACCATTTCTGATGTTGCTTTAGTTGGCGGCGGACAATATCCACAGCCAGGAGAAATATCTTTATCACATAATGGTGTTTTATTTTTAGACGAATTACCAGAATTTAAACGCACTGTTTTAGAAGTTATGCGTCAGCCTTTAGAAGATCGAGATGTTACGATTTCTAGAGCTAAATTTACAGTAACCTATCCATGTAGTTTTATGTTGGTTGCAAGTATGAATCCAAGTCCTTCTGGATATTTTAACGATCCTAGTTCACCAATGACCTCTTCGCCACAAGAAATGCAGCGCTATTTAAGTAAGATTTCTGGTCCTTTATTAGACCGAATTGATATTCACATAGAAGTAACTCCCGTTCCGTTCGAAAAATTAACTGAAAAACGAAAAGGAGAATCATCTGTAGCAATTAGAAAACGAGTTACAGAAGCTCGAGAAATACAATCAGTACGTTTTAAAGGCTTTGAAAACGTACATTATAATGCACAAATGAATGTAAAACAAATTCGTGAGTTTTGTAAATTATCTCCAGAAAGTCTATCACTTTTAAAAACTGCCATGGAAAAACTAAACCTTTCTGCAAGAGCGTATGACAGGATCTTAAAAGTTTCTAGAACCATTGCAGATTTAGGCAATTCTAACGATATTTCTCCAGATCATATTTCTGAAGCTATACAATATAGAAGTTTAGATAGAGATGGTTGGTTGGGGTAA
- a CDS encoding phosphoenolpyruvate carboxylase, which produces MSGFPKITRFNDNVLSKYQIYNSIFITLPFDTINNTGVLLPLFHKICNKGFKKGLNPSEIVEKFFKKYLENPAEDDQNPTENDKIDLLFQLIQYIERQVVLFDAVEDAAFPIVNNMDGFGTLRNSRETAILNGKKEDLKKHLEDFKVRIVLTAHPTQFYPGSVLGIITDLDKAIQNNDLLLIKKLLAQLGKTPFYKKSKPTPFDEAVSLIWYLENVFYHSVSKIYNYIQQNIYDGGTMNNEIIDLGFWPGGDRDGNPFVTTQITLDVAERLRQTILRNYYRDIRRLKRRFTFDGVHEILAGLEKRLYKHVVRSYAKVNFSQKILLEELYAAREIVINKHQSLFVEELNDFINKVRIFGFHFATLDIRQDSRVHHKAFTQIVTDLIATGDTTFPENYHRLSEDEQIAILSLVKGNIDPKILTDEMSVKTIESIYALKTIQQRNGERGANRYIISNNQSALNVMQTFAMLHLCGFENELPVDVIPLFETVEDLENSSDVMRTLYTNNAYRYHLTKRKNKQTIMLGFSDGTKDGGYLMANWGIFKAKEALTKVSREFDIDVIFFDGRGGPPARGGGKTHKFYASLGPTIEDKEIQLTIQGQTISSNFGTLDSSQYNLEQLLSSGIKNDMFTKDQLNDKDRKIIEDLASLSYKTYVDFKNHPQFLPYLEKMSTLKYYAKTNIGSRPSKRSTSDTLDFSALRAIPFVGSWSQLKQNVPGFYGVGTALKKYEDEGRFDEIVDFYNESDFFKTLLENSMMSLTKSFFGLTSYMADDPVFGEFWQLIHEEYKTTKRLLLKLAGHTELMENHPVGKASIAIREDIVLPLLTIQQFALKKIQELQKTEGNEKEIEIYEKMVMRSLFGNINASRNSA; this is translated from the coding sequence ATGTCTGGATTCCCAAAAATAACAAGATTTAACGATAATGTACTGTCAAAATATCAAATTTACAACAGTATTTTTATCACACTTCCTTTTGATACCATTAACAATACTGGGGTTTTATTACCTCTTTTTCATAAAATTTGTAATAAAGGATTTAAAAAAGGATTAAATCCATCAGAAATTGTAGAAAAATTTTTTAAGAAATATTTAGAAAATCCTGCAGAAGACGATCAAAATCCTACAGAAAATGATAAAATAGATTTACTCTTTCAACTTATACAATACATCGAGCGACAAGTAGTTTTATTTGATGCCGTTGAAGATGCAGCTTTTCCTATTGTAAATAATATGGATGGTTTTGGTACACTTCGTAACTCTAGAGAAACGGCAATATTAAATGGTAAAAAAGAAGACTTAAAAAAACACTTAGAAGATTTTAAAGTACGTATTGTTTTAACTGCGCATCCTACACAGTTTTATCCTGGTTCTGTTTTAGGTATTATTACAGATTTAGACAAAGCCATTCAAAATAATGATTTATTACTTATTAAAAAATTATTGGCACAATTAGGAAAAACACCATTTTACAAAAAATCGAAACCTACACCTTTTGATGAAGCGGTAAGTTTAATTTGGTATTTAGAAAATGTGTTTTATCACTCTGTAAGTAAAATATACAATTATATTCAACAAAATATATATGATGGCGGCACAATGAACAACGAGATTATAGATCTTGGTTTTTGGCCTGGTGGCGATAGAGATGGTAATCCTTTTGTAACAACACAAATTACGTTAGATGTTGCAGAAAGATTGCGTCAAACCATTTTAAGAAATTATTACAGAGATATAAGACGTTTAAAAAGACGTTTTACTTTTGATGGTGTTCATGAAATTTTAGCTGGCTTAGAAAAACGTTTGTACAAACACGTTGTTAGAAGTTATGCAAAAGTTAATTTTTCTCAAAAAATTCTTTTAGAAGAACTTTATGCTGCAAGAGAAATTGTAATTAACAAACATCAATCTTTATTTGTAGAAGAATTAAACGACTTTATAAACAAAGTTAGAATCTTTGGTTTTCACTTTGCAACACTAGATATTAGACAAGATAGCAGAGTTCATCATAAAGCATTTACACAAATTGTAACAGATTTAATTGCAACTGGAGACACTACTTTTCCAGAAAATTATCATCGTTTATCAGAAGATGAACAGATTGCAATTTTATCATTAGTAAAAGGTAATATTGATCCTAAAATTTTAACAGATGAAATGTCTGTAAAAACAATTGAATCTATTTATGCATTAAAAACCATTCAACAAAGAAATGGAGAACGTGGTGCTAACAGATATATTATTAGTAATAATCAAAGTGCATTAAACGTGATGCAAACCTTTGCAATGTTACATTTATGTGGCTTTGAAAACGAATTACCGGTTGATGTAATTCCGCTTTTTGAAACTGTAGAAGATTTAGAAAACTCTAGTGACGTAATGCGCACTTTATACACAAATAACGCTTACAGATATCATTTAACCAAAAGAAAAAACAAGCAAACTATTATGTTAGGTTTTTCTGATGGAACAAAAGATGGTGGATATTTAATGGCAAACTGGGGAATTTTTAAAGCAAAAGAAGCGCTTACAAAAGTTTCTAGAGAATTTGATATTGATGTAATTTTCTTTGACGGACGTGGAGGACCACCAGCAAGAGGAGGAGGAAAAACACATAAATTTTATGCTTCTTTAGGTCCAACAATTGAAGACAAAGAAATTCAGCTAACAATTCAAGGTCAAACAATTAGTTCTAATTTCGGAACTTTAGATTCTTCGCAATATAACTTAGAACAATTATTAAGTTCTGGTATTAAAAACGACATGTTTACTAAAGATCAGTTAAATGATAAAGACAGAAAAATTATTGAAGATTTAGCTTCATTAAGTTATAAAACCTATGTCGATTTTAAAAATCATCCACAATTTTTACCGTATTTAGAAAAAATGAGTACGTTAAAATACTATGCTAAAACCAATATTGGTAGTAGACCTAGTAAACGTTCAACTTCTGATACTTTAGATTTTTCTGCATTAAGAGCAATTCCTTTTGTTGGTAGTTGGAGTCAATTAAAACAAAATGTACCAGGTTTTTACGGTGTAGGAACTGCATTAAAAAAATATGAAGACGAAGGTAGATTTGATGAAATTGTTGACTTTTACAACGAGTCTGATTTCTTTAAAACCTTACTAGAAAATAGTATGATGAGTTTAACCAAATCGTTCTTTGGCTTAACTTCTTATATGGCAGATGACCCTGTTTTTGGTGAATTCTGGCAATTGATTCATGAAGAATACAAAACCACAAAACGTTTGTTATTAAAACTTGCAGGACATACAGAATTGATGGAAAATCACCCAGTAGGAAAAGCATCTATTGCCATTAGAGAAGACATTGTTTTACCTTTGTTAACAATTCAACAATTTGCTTTAAAGAAAATTCAAGAACTTCAAAAAACAGAAGGAAATGAGAAAGAAATTGAGATTTACGAAAAAATGGTAATGCGTTCTTTATTTGGTAATATTAACGCAAGTAGAAACTCTGCTTAA
- a CDS encoding TlpA disulfide reductase family protein: MKKLALFFIALTIFSCKQEVKVDYAILSGKIENAASEKITLYNSYERSDKKELTLENGQFTDTVKINNGNQFYLIQGKNNVSLFLTEGDKLNFSYDANKVDSTLTFTGNNSAISTYLVEKKINNKDIKLNTEDLYSLNEDDFITSVLKVKKAQEDFLYNATSLPESFIKNETSNINYEYLATISNYESYHTYFAKIKGGFKASDKITSKLKDLTYENENDFQFSSNFRSLVTKNYQNETADLVKADSIERDIAYLKTLATIKSDKIRNKLLFDDAKYGITFTKNLEDYYSLYSKASTNQYNNDKITEIYRNLKTLTKGNASPKFTDYENNAGGTTSLDDLKGKYVYMDIWATWCGPCIGEIPFLKKIEKLYHGKNIEFVSISIDKEADHEKWKKMIVDKELGGIQLFADNNWESQFIEDYSIKGIPRFILLDPQGNIVSANAPRPSNEKLIALFDELKI, from the coding sequence ATGAAAAAATTAGCCTTATTTTTTATTGCATTAACAATTTTCTCTTGTAAACAAGAGGTAAAAGTAGATTATGCCATTTTATCTGGTAAAATTGAAAATGCGGCATCAGAAAAAATTACACTTTACAATAGTTATGAGAGGAGTGACAAAAAAGAATTGACTTTAGAAAATGGTCAATTTACAGATACAGTAAAAATTAATAACGGTAATCAATTCTATTTAATACAAGGCAAAAATAATGTAAGTCTTTTTTTAACAGAAGGCGATAAATTAAATTTTAGCTATGATGCTAATAAAGTTGATTCAACTTTAACTTTCACAGGCAATAATAGTGCTATTAGTACTTATTTAGTTGAGAAAAAAATCAATAATAAAGATATAAAACTTAACACAGAAGACTTATATTCTCTTAACGAAGACGACTTTATTACTAGTGTTTTAAAGGTTAAAAAAGCACAAGAAGACTTTTTATACAATGCTACTAGTTTACCTGAAAGTTTTATAAAAAATGAAACTTCAAATATTAATTATGAATATTTAGCTACAATCTCTAATTACGAAAGTTATCATACTTATTTTGCAAAAATAAAAGGCGGCTTTAAAGCATCAGACAAAATTACAAGCAAATTAAAAGATCTTACTTATGAAAATGAAAACGATTTTCAGTTCTCTTCTAATTTTAGAAGTCTAGTAACAAAAAATTACCAAAATGAAACTGCAGATTTAGTGAAAGCAGATTCTATAGAACGTGATATTGCATACTTAAAAACCTTAGCTACTATTAAAAGTGATAAAATTAGAAATAAGCTATTATTTGATGATGCAAAATATGGAATTACGTTTACAAAAAATTTAGAAGATTATTATTCATTATATTCTAAAGCATCTACAAATCAATACAATAATGATAAAATAACAGAAATTTATAGGAATTTAAAAACGTTAACGAAAGGAAATGCTTCACCAAAATTTACAGATTATGAAAATAATGCTGGCGGCACAACTTCGTTAGATGATTTAAAAGGGAAATATGTGTATATGGATATTTGGGCAACGTGGTGTGGACCTTGTATTGGCGAAATTCCTTTTTTAAAAAAGATCGAAAAGTTATATCACGGTAAAAATATTGAGTTTGTAAGCATTTCTATTGATAAAGAAGCAGATCATGAAAAATGGAAAAAAATGATTGTTGATAAAGAATTAGGTGGAATTCAATTATTTGCAGACAATAATTGGGAGTCTCAATTTATTGAAGATTATTCAATTAAAGGAATTCCTCGTTTTATTTTATTAGATCCGCAAGGAAATATTGTTTCTGCAAATGCGCCAAGACCTTCTAATGAAAAATTAATAGCATTATTTGACGAATTAAAAATATAA